aaagaaaatagaaATTGTTTAAGTGACCGGTCAATAGCACATAAGaagatattttataattagttaataagatcttttaatatttattaaatttaaatatttaaatatataagaTTTGATATTGAATTATGCTTACCAATTGACtataataaaacataaataatattaGAATAAACTAAGATCAAAATAGGTAGATAAGGTAGTTgccccatatatatataaatatatatatatatataactacagCCACTACAAGCATTTACGCAACTCAtctgcataaaaaaaaaataataaaaaaaatggtagAGGCAATAATCCTAGTCTTGACAGCTCTGGTCGTCATCGTTGTCGTTTTTGCATTAAAACTCTCCTTCGAAACCAAAAAACGACAATACAAAAACCTGCCTCCAAGCCCTCCTTCTCTCCCACTCATCGGCCACCTCCATCTCATAACAAAACCAGCCCACAGGTTTTAGCACCAGCTCGCAACAAAATACGGCGCCGTTTTCTCCCTCTGGCTCGGTACCCACCGTGTTATTGTCGTATCATCACATTCAGCCGCGGAAGAATGTTTCGGCAAAAACGACATCGTTCTCGCCAACCGCGGACGTTCTTTCGTCGGAAAGTACCTCAGCTATAACTACACCGCAATGTCAGCAGCCTCCTACGGAGACCACTGGCGTAACCTCCGCCGCATCGCCTCCATCGAGATCTTCTCGTCGAGCCGGCTCAAGTCATGCCTGGACACGCGTAGGGACGAGATCATGCGATTGCTTTCTACTCTCGCTCGAAACTCGCTCGTCCGTGGATCATCAGATGATAACAAGTTTGTTTTCGCCAAGGTGGAGATGAAGACGTTGTTTTCGAATTTGGCTTTCAACATCATAATGAGAATGGTAGCCGGAAAACGGTATTACGGCGACGACGTGGCTGACCAAGAGGAGGCCAAGCTGTTCAGGCAGATCAGGGAGGAGGCGATCCCCAGTGCCGGTGCGGCCAATCCCGCCGAGTTCTTGCCGGCTGCCTTGAAATGGTTGGGAAGGGGTCATGAGATGAAGGTGATAAGGGCTGCCAAGAAAATGGATGGGTTCTTGCAACGGCTCGTGGATGAGCGTCGGAGTATGAAATCGTCAGACATGTCTACCATGATCGATCACTTGCTTGCTTCTCAGAAGTCTCATCCTGAATACTATTCCGATGAAATCATCAAAGGCTTCATAATGGTAAGtaataaattagaaaaatgaatgGAAATAAAATATTCATCCATGAAGGAatagaaaatattttattttgtttgcatAATTAAGAAAGATAATGCCTTAATTTAACTTAATTGCCATTTATAgagaaatataatattttttaaatagaaGATTTTTATTTTTGGGTCAATTGATCTTTtaacttataaaaataaaataaataaatattgattaTTAGTAATTAATGACATTACTTAAAAGGATGGGAGgagaaatattttattattttatctcaAATTTATGTGGGCTTCATAAACTATTTCTATTAATAAGAATTTGTGAaaataagtcttttttttttttaagtggtttTGTACTTTGACtaatttttgatatttttttgcaaaatgacatttcTCTAAAATTCgatcagttgtctaaatttttcgaccaagTGTCTAAAATTTTTGATCGGCTGTTTGAATTTTTTAATCACctgctgtctaaattatgagaaacAATTTTGTAatgaattattaaaactaggctagaatacaaaataactttaaaaattaTGTCATTTTACCAAATGACCGAGTAAACAAATGAATAAGAATGATTacatatatgattttcttttgCTATATATTTCAGGTGTTATTATCTGCCGGATCAGACACAACATCAGTGTCATTAGAATGGGCAATGTCGAATCTGCTCAACCATCCTGAAATCATGAAAAGAGCCAAAGCTGAAATTGAGGAACAAATTGGTGGACAACAACTAATAATAGACGAAGAGGATCTTTCCAAACTACCATACCTTCACAACATAATCTTAGAAACCCTACGCCTCTTCCCACCAGTTCCAATGCTCCTCCCTCACTTCTCGTCAGAAGATTGCACCGTTGAGGGATACGACATTCCATGTGGCACAATGGTATTGGTTAATGCGTGGGCCATACACAGAGACCCCAAACTATGGGATGATCCGGAGAGCTTTAAGCCCGAGAGATTTGAGAGTAATAACGCCAACCAATACTTAATGCCATTTGGATTAGGAAGAAGAGCTTGTCCCGGAAATGGCTTAGCCAATCGTGTAATGGGATTGACTTTAGGGTCTTTGATTCAGTGTTTTGAGTGGGAAAGAATTGGTGAGGAAGAAGTGGACTTGACTGAAGGTACATTTACTGTAATGCCTAAAGTTGTGCCATTGGAAGCCATGTGCAAAGCTCGACCTATCATGAACTCACTTCTCTCTAATTAAAGCCAATTATTAGACAAATAATAATGAATGAAGCAGTGCTTTATGTAATGCCGATGGCATTCCATTGGAAGCTATTGCATGCAAGTTTCTATTATAGATACATATGAAAACTATATACCAGGGAGAAAATTAGAGCATGTGTACAATGTCTTAATTATTAGCTAAATAATACTCATACGTACTCAAGCTCTGTAATATCTTTAAAAAATAAACTTGGCCAATAGTACTATTCATGTTTTATAATTCCTTCATTTTTATATATAACCTAAATTTGAATCAAAAGATATCAATAAGCAGTATTGAATtcgttaatatatatattttgatcaaaaatttaaatttactaaatattaatcaaataaataagtAAAGTAAATAATGTGTGGGAGTATTTAAACAATTGGTATTGTTAGTATGTAaatactttatgattttatgtggttGTTGAATTTTTATTGTTAGTTTGTTAATTAGGGAACTAATAGGGAATTAATTTCAAAGTTTAATTAAGCTtgctgaaattttgtaaatttgtcAAGAAATAAAGAGCATGATAATTCCACCTTTGACTGAGTTTTTGAGAATGGTCTTATTTATGTATGTTACATGCAAGTGCTTTTTTTTTTACAGATAATTATATGTTATTTGAGTAAGTCTAAGGTCTTTGTTTGAAAACTATTAAGGATTAATGagtaaaatgacattatttttcaTGATTCTATGTGAGACTTGTAAGCATGTTTTGATGTATGGAATATGCTAGAATTTAGAAAGTGGTACAACTTGTGTGAGATAGGTGCCACATGTGCATGCCCATGCACGAATATGCTTTACGTGATATTAAGACAAGTATTTGATTattattctaggctcgttgtgaagttgtcaCGCTCTTAATATTGTTTAGACTCAAGGTAAAGAAGTTAGCTAAATTTCTGTTTTGTTTTTTAATAGACTCTAGTTATCAGATATGAAGGTAGTTGTAGTggttgatattttttttcttcggAGATTGCTGGTTGAAACTGTAAGCTAGCATATACTTAACCCTCAAACACTTGTCCTTGGCCTGGGGCATCTTGCTTTGTACTAAGAGGTTAGGGTTCAATCAGGATCCGGGCAAAAAattagttaatatatatatacacaggtATTTGTCTCCATAAATGGTGGTATTGATCCCTCAAAGTAGTGGTGTTACTGTGGTTTCTGCTCTCCTCGCGATGAGGTTCATC
The genomic region above belongs to Humulus lupulus chromosome 1, drHumLupu1.1, whole genome shotgun sequence and contains:
- the LOC133812804 gene encoding cytochrome P450 81Q32-like, with translation MSAASYGDHWRNLRRIASIEIFSSSRLKSCLDTRRDEIMRLLSTLARNSLVRGSSDDNKFVFAKVEMKTLFSNLAFNIIMRMVAGKRYYGDDVADQEEAKLFRQIREEAIPSAGAANPAEFLPAALKWLGRGHEMKVIRAAKKMDGFLQRLVDERRSMKSSDMSTMIDHLLASQKSHPEYYSDEIIKGFIMVLLSAGSDTTSVSLEWAMSNLLNHPEIMKRAKAEIEEQIGGQQLIIDEEDLSKLPYLHNIILETLRLFPPVPMLLPHFSSEDCTVEGYDIPCGTMVLVNAWAIHRDPKLWDDPESFKPERFESNNANQYLMPFGLGRRACPGNGLANRVMGLTLGSLIQCFEWERIGEEEVDLTEGTFTVMPKVVPLEAMCKARPIMNSLLSN